From a region of the Phaseolus vulgaris cultivar G19833 chromosome 6, P. vulgaris v2.0, whole genome shotgun sequence genome:
- the LOC137832101 gene encoding pentatricopeptide repeat-containing protein At4g02750-like, with translation MINMCVCQHVRSIWQPTFRFLRHFKASISSDQEKGLVKISNGAGTKPRSSDDALHRRNAEITILGLQGKLQEAKKLFDQMPQRDDVSYNSMITVYLKNKDLLGAETVFKAMPRKNIVAESAMIAGYAKAGRLDDARKAFDSMSHRNAFSWTSLISGYFSYGRIDEAMHLFDQMPDRNVVSWSAVVSGFARNGLMDHARKYFDLMPEKNIIAWTAMVKAYLDNDCFDEAYKLFLEMPERNVRSWNIMISGFLRVNRVNEAIGLFESMPDRNHVSWTAMVSGLAHNKMIGLARKYFDLMPHKDMAAWTAMISACVDEGHMDEARVIFNQVPEKKVGSWNTMIDGYARNGDTAEALCLFVVMLRSCVRPNETTMTSVVASCDGMVELMQAHAMVIRLGFEHNTWLTNALITMYSKSGDLCSARLVFELLKTKDVVSWTAMIVAYSNHGRGHHALQVFARMLVSGIKPDEVTFVGLLSACSHAGLVNQGRRLFDSIKGTYNLNLKAEHYSCLVDILSRAGLMDEAIDVVSTVPPSKRDEAVLMALLGASRLHGDVAMAISIGEKLLDLDPSSSGAYVLLANTYAAEGQWGEFAKVRKRMKERYLKKIPGYSQIQIKGKNHVFVVGERSHPQIEEIDRLLQQNLQPLMREMVSTPENMLLVD, from the coding sequence ATGATCAACATGTGTGTCTGTCAGCACGTGCGGAGTATTTGGCAGCCTACTTTTCGTTTTCTGAGGCATTTCAAAGCATCCATTTCCAGCGACCAAGAAAAGGGTTTGGTGAAAATTTCCAATGGGGCTGGAACAAAGCCAAGGTCTTCGGATGATGCACTCCACAGACGCAATGCGGAGATAACAATTTTGGGTCTCCAGGGCAAGCTCCAAGAAGCAAAGAAGCTGTTCGACCAAATGCCTCAACGAGACGATGTTTCGTACAATTCCATGATCACCGTTTATTTGAAGAACAAGGACCTACTTGGAGCCGAAACAGTGTTCAAAGCAATGCCACGAAAAAACATTGTTGCAGAGTCCGCAATGATTGCTGGGTATGCTAAAGCTGGTCGCTTGGATGATGCTCGTAAGGCGTTCGATAGTATGAGTCATAGGAATGCATTCTCTTGGACTAGTTTGATTTCTGGGTATTTTAGTTATGGAAGAATTGACGAGGCTATGCACTTGTTTGATCAAATGCCTGACAGAAACGTTGTGTCCTGGAGTGCAGTGGTTTCAGGTTTTGCTCGCAATGGGCTGATGGACCATGCTCGAAAGTATTTTGATCTCATGCCTGAAAAGAATATCATAGCTTGGACAGCTATGGTCAAGGCATATCTTGACAATGACTGCTTTGATGAGGCTTATAAGCTCTTCCTTGAAATGCCTGAAAGGAATGTTCGTTCTTGGAACATCATGATCTCGGGTTTTTTAAGGGTCAATAGAGTGAATGAGGCTATAGGTTTATTTGAATCAATGCCGGATAGGAATCATGTTTCGTGGACGGCTATGGTTTCGGGTTTGGCACACAACAAGATGATTGGGCTTGCTAGGAAGTATTTTGATCTCATGCCTCATAAAGATATGGCTGCATGGACTGCAATGATCAGTGCATGTGTTGATGAGGGTCACATGGATGAAGCCCGCGTGATTTTCAACCAGGTGCCGGAGAAGAAAGTTGGAAGTTGGAATACAATGATCGATGGCTACGCAAGGAATGGTGATACAGCAGAAGCCTTATGTCTGTTTGTTGTAATGCTAAGATCTTGCGTTAGACCCAATGAAACCACTATGACTAGCGTAGTAGCTTCCTGTGATGGCATGGTGGAACTCATGCAAGCTCATGCAATGGTTATACGGCTCGGTTTTGAGCACAACACATGGCTTACAAATGCACTTATTACGATGTACTCCAAAAGTGGAGATCTTTGCTCAGCTAGGCTTGTCTTTGAGTTACTAAAGACAAAAGATGTAGTGTCATGGACTGCGATGATAGTAGCTTATTCAAATCATGGACGTGGTCACCATGCCTTGCAGGTATTCGCACGCATGCTAGTATCAGGAATTAAGCCAGATGAGGTCACCTTTGTGGGACTCTTATCTGCTTGTAGCCATGCTGGTCTTGTTAACCAAGGTAGAAGACTGTTTGACTCAATCAAGGGTACTTATAATTTAAATCTTAAGGCTGAGCACTATTCCTGCCTTGTAGACATTCTAAGTAGAGCAGGACTTATGGATGAAGCAATAGATGTAGTGTCTACTGTTCCTCCTTCCAAGAGAGATGAAGCTGTTCTTATGGCTTTGCTTGGTGCGAGCAGGCTTCATGGGGATGTTGCAATGGCAATTTCCATTGGTGAGAAACTATTAGATCTAGATCCATCTAGTTCGGGGGCATATGTACTACTAGCCAATACATACGCTGCAGAGGGTCAGTGGGGTGAATTTGCAAAAGTTAGGAAAAGAATGAAAGAGAGATATCTGAAGAAAATTCCAGGATATAGTCAAATACAGATAAAAGGGAAAAATCATGTATTTGTTGTTGGGGAAAGATCTCATCCCCAGATTGAGGAAATTGACAGATTGTTGCAACAGAATCTTCAACCTTTGATGAGGGAAATGGTTTCTACACCAGAGAACATGTTGCTAGTAGATTAG
- the LOC137832102 gene encoding probable galacturonosyltransferase 4, giving the protein MVAVRNIVLLLLCITVVAPIVLYTDRLGTFEPPSNKQEFVEDVTAFAFSAADSSHLNLLPQETSTTVKEPVRVVYTEEDSTNRRDFTPGLQLVKSMEHLSARVLSTTTDEDQTKKENPIKLVTGGIRQGNQVGGSLDKGATGENVNGEAAIDVDDNDGKLATSTSVSTQDPEIKEQATEASRKVNHKGSRVSETNKHNDQTPSDYRVKQLKDQLIQAKVFLSLPVVKSNPHLTRELRLRVKDVTRTLGDASKDSDLPRNANERMKAMEQTLMKGKQAQDDCAAVVKKLRAMLHSTEEQLHILKKQTLFLTQLTAKTLPKGLHCLPLRLTTEYYNMNSSQQQFPNQENIEDPQLYHYAIFSDNILATTVVVNSTVSNAKDASKHVFHVVTDRLNYAAMRMWFLVNPPGKATIQVQNIEDFTWLNSSYSPVLKQLGSQSMIDYYFKAHRATSDSNLKFRNPKYLSILNHLRFYLPEIFPKLNKVLFLDDDIVVQKDLTDLWSIDLKGNVNGAVETCGESFHRFDRYLNFSHPLIAKNFDPHACGWAYGMNIFDLVQWKRQKITEVYHNWQHLNRDRQLWKLGTLPPGLITFWKRTFPLNRSWHVLGLGYNPNVGQKDIEQSAVVHYNGNMKPWLEISIPKFRSYWTKYVDYNHVYLRECNINP; this is encoded by the exons ATGGTGGCAGTGAGAAACATTGTGCTGTTGTTGCTGTGCATCACTGTTGTTGCTCCGATTGTGCTCTACACTGATCGCCTTGGCACGTTTGAGCCTCCTTCGA ACAAACAGGAGTTTGTTGAAGATGTTACTGCTTTT GCTTTCAGTGCCGCAGACTCTAGCCACTTGAATCTGCTGCCGCAG GAAACTTCAACGACCGTTAAAGAACCTGTTAGGGTTGTGTATACTGAGGAGGATTCTACTAACAGAAGGGATTTCACTCCAG GCTTGCAATTAGTGAAATCAATGGAGCATTTATCTGCCAGGGTGCTGTCAACTACAACCGATGAAGATCAGACTAAAAAGGAGAACCCCATTAAATTGGTTACTGGTGGAATTAGACAAGGAAATCAAGTGGGCGGGTCCTTGGATAAAGGTGCTACTGGTGAAAATGTAAATGGGGAAGCTGCTATTGATGTTGATGACAATGATGGGAAACTTGCTACATCAACCAGCGTTTCTACTCAAGATCCTGAAATTAAG GAACAAGCAACAGAAGCTTCTAGGAAAGTCAACCATAAAGGTTCTAGAGTGTCTGAAACCAATAAGCATAATGATCAAACACCATCTGATTATCGAGTAAAGCAGCTAAAAGATCAGCTTATCCAAGCTAAGGTCTTTCTTTCCCTTCCAGTTGTAAAAAGCAATCCTCATCTCACTCGAGAGCTTCGATTACGGGTAAAAGACGTAACACGAACACTTGGGGATGCAAGCAAAGATTCTGATTTACCTAGGAA TGCAAATGAGAGAATGAAAGCGATGGAACAGACACTGATGAAAGGAAAGCAAGCTCAAGATGATTGTGCTGCTGTTGTGAAGAAACTTAGGGCCATGCTCCACTCGACAGAGGAGCAGCTTCACATTCTCAAGAAGCAGACCTTGTTCTTAACACAATTGACAGCAAAAACACTGCCTAAAGGTCTTCATTGTCTTCCCTTGCGTCTTACAACTGAGTATTATAACATGAATTCTTCTCAGCAACAGTTCCCCAATCAAGAGAATATAGAAGACCCTCAGTTATACCATTATGCCATATTTTCGGACAACATATTAGCAACAACTGTTGTTGTGAACTCAACTGTTTCCAATGCTAAG GACGCCTCAAAACATGTTTTCCATGTTGTTACTGATAGACTCAATTACGCAGCGATGAGAATGTGGTTTTTGGTGAATCCACCCGGCAAGGCAACCATTCAAGTACAAAACATTGAAGACTTTACATGGTTGAATTCAAGTTACAGTCCTGTTCTTAAGCAGCTGGGTTCTCAATCCATGATTGATTATTACTTCAAGGCTCATCGAGCAACCTCTGATTCAAATCTGAAGTTTCGGAATCCAAAGTATTTATCAATCTTGAACCACCTCCGATTCTATCTGCCTGAGATCTTTCCAAAGCTCAACAAAGTGCTGTTTTTGGATGATGACATAGTTGTGCAGAAGGATCTGACTGATCTGTGGTCGATTGATTTGAAAGGCAATGTAAACGGTGCAGTAGAAACTTGTGGTGAAAGTTTTCACCGATTTGACCGATATCTCAACTTCTCACATCCTCTCATTGCAAAGAATTTTGACCCACATGCTTGCGGGTGGGCATATGGaatgaatatatttgatttAGTGCAATGGAAAAGGCAAAAAATCACAGAGGTGTACCACAACTGGCAGCATCTG AATCGTGATAGACAACTATGGAAGTTAGGAACGCTGCCGCCTGGTCTCATAACATTCTGGAAACGTACTTTCCCGCTGAACCGATCTTGGCATGTCTTAGGTCTTGGCTACAACCCCAATGTTGGCCAAAAAGATATCGAGCAGTCTGCTGTTGTACACTATAATGGGAACATGAAACCATGGCTTGAGATAAGTATTCCGAAGTTCCGAAGTTATTGGACAAAGTATGTGGACTACAATCATGTGTATTTGCGAGAATGCAACATAAATCCATAG